A window of the Dyadobacter pollutisoli genome harbors these coding sequences:
- a CDS encoding biliverdin-producing heme oxygenase translates to MSETTVFKNDQDLFIKNLRQETAASHQQLEENRLSKAILSPSVSLSDYQAYLSALYAVTIACEDQVFPAISAIIPDLQDRYKSNKIIEDLSFTGMSDVQIDALPVCRFEFSSPSEALGIMYVIEGSTLGGRILYKHIHETLGFDPERGAAYFWGYGTQTGILWKSFISAFSQFAVENDNSSQITDSAVKTFIIIDNWLSKQ, encoded by the coding sequence ATGAGTGAAACGACTGTTTTCAAGAACGATCAGGATTTATTTATCAAAAATTTAAGACAGGAAACGGCAGCCAGCCACCAGCAATTAGAAGAGAACAGGCTTTCCAAAGCAATACTGAGCCCTTCGGTTTCCCTATCAGACTATCAGGCATACCTTTCCGCTTTATATGCCGTGACCATTGCCTGCGAAGACCAGGTTTTCCCTGCCATCAGTGCTATTATCCCTGATTTACAGGATCGTTACAAATCTAACAAGATCATTGAAGACCTTTCGTTTACCGGAATGTCCGACGTTCAGATAGATGCGTTGCCTGTTTGCCGGTTTGAATTTTCTTCACCTTCCGAGGCACTTGGGATCATGTATGTGATCGAAGGCTCCACATTGGGCGGACGGATTTTGTACAAGCACATCCACGAAACGCTCGGTTTCGACCCGGAGAGAGGCGCGGCTTATTTTTGGGGATACGGTACGCAGACCGGCATTTTGTGGAAGTCTTTCATATCTGCCTTCTCACAATTTGCGGTAGAAAATGACAACAGCAGTCAGATCACAGACAGCGCAGTCAAAACTTTTATAATTATAGATAACTGGCTTAGCAAGCAGTAA
- a CDS encoding ATP-binding protein, translated as MNIRDIVNRDIVNLTNCESEPIHIPGSIQPHGFLLGLTKDNYLVEFCSGNCAVYSGLAPEQLLGKPLAAIFTDSIVNNFRQYANADVIDSAKPFVFTINGTLFNTTVHESGETLILELEPFPDGTLNLPNLYNQTRTFVSLMEKSSHLIELCGEIAKETRSITGYDRVMIYKFDQDYNGEVIAESKRDDLNSFAGQKYPHTDIPVQARELYIRNPLRMIADINYTPVPLLTIDNNADKTNKSLDLSLSVLRSVSPMHIEYLKNMGVGATLTISLLQNQKLWGLIACHHYSPKVLPHYTRLSAMLQGHFLTSQIAVRETAEEFEVSQGVEKALVASLASLHENEDFIGAHFQSPELLRLANASGAAIYYQGKLSKNGSCPADEALTDLMSFLANKHPTHDFHTDRLLDIYPAAEPIAKRAAGIIYHALPSGANDGILWLRQEKIETINWAGNPDKAVLPNEEGVRLSPRKSFELWMEVVKNKSLPWKKSEINAASSFSYALQKHINFHLIRTQEDKNRILNEELKTANKELANLNWISTHDLKEPLRKIQIFASKVLDREDPDLSAQVKDSVERMRFAAEKMQLLIEDILAYSKAGTMEKVFETIDLNLILGAVVAELRDNVEEKNAIVTAGRLPTLKIIPFQVHQLFINLISNAIKFTKPGTNPEIRITASVETGADISYEKASRLTSYHRISFEDNGIGFEKEYENRIFDVFQRLHPAHKYPGTGIGLAICKKIMENHNGFIRAHSEPEKGSVFSLYFPA; from the coding sequence ATGAACATTAGAGATATCGTAAACCGGGATATTGTCAATCTGACGAACTGTGAGAGCGAACCCATTCATATCCCGGGAAGTATACAGCCCCACGGATTTTTGCTGGGACTTACCAAAGACAATTATCTGGTCGAATTTTGCAGCGGAAACTGCGCCGTTTATTCGGGACTTGCCCCTGAGCAGCTTCTGGGTAAACCTCTGGCCGCTATTTTCACTGACTCCATTGTCAATAATTTCAGGCAGTACGCAAATGCCGACGTGATCGACTCAGCAAAGCCATTTGTGTTTACCATTAACGGTACCTTATTCAATACAACGGTTCATGAAAGTGGCGAAACGCTGATTTTGGAACTCGAACCTTTCCCCGACGGCACGCTCAATTTGCCCAACCTATATAATCAAACCCGGACATTCGTGTCGCTGATGGAGAAATCCAGCCATTTGATTGAGCTATGCGGAGAGATTGCAAAGGAGACCCGTTCGATCACCGGATACGACCGGGTCATGATTTACAAATTTGACCAGGATTATAATGGTGAAGTCATTGCAGAAAGTAAAAGGGACGACCTGAATTCGTTTGCAGGACAAAAATACCCACATACCGATATACCTGTGCAGGCGAGGGAACTGTACATCCGCAACCCGCTGCGTATGATCGCCGATATCAATTACACGCCGGTGCCTTTACTAACCATTGATAATAACGCCGACAAAACCAATAAATCGCTGGATTTGAGCCTCTCAGTGTTGCGTAGCGTGTCTCCTATGCATATTGAATATCTGAAAAATATGGGTGTAGGGGCTACATTGACGATATCATTGTTACAAAATCAGAAGCTGTGGGGCCTGATCGCCTGCCATCATTACTCACCAAAGGTACTCCCGCATTATACCAGGCTTTCGGCCATGTTGCAGGGACATTTCCTTACTTCGCAGATTGCTGTGAGGGAAACAGCCGAAGAATTTGAAGTATCCCAGGGTGTAGAAAAAGCATTGGTTGCTTCTCTCGCGTCACTTCATGAAAATGAGGATTTTATTGGAGCACATTTCCAATCCCCTGAGCTGCTGAGACTAGCCAACGCGTCCGGAGCTGCTATATATTATCAAGGAAAGCTTTCCAAGAACGGATCATGCCCAGCGGATGAGGCATTAACTGATTTGATGAGTTTCCTTGCAAACAAACACCCAACGCACGACTTTCATACCGACCGCCTTCTCGACATATACCCGGCAGCGGAACCGATTGCCAAACGTGCAGCCGGGATCATTTATCACGCGCTGCCTTCGGGCGCTAACGACGGCATTCTCTGGCTACGGCAAGAGAAAATTGAGACCATCAACTGGGCAGGAAACCCTGATAAAGCGGTGCTGCCCAATGAAGAAGGTGTGAGGCTTTCGCCGCGCAAGTCGTTTGAACTTTGGATGGAAGTGGTAAAAAACAAGAGTTTGCCCTGGAAGAAATCTGAGATCAATGCGGCTTCAAGCTTTTCCTATGCTTTGCAAAAACACATTAATTTTCATTTGATCCGCACTCAGGAGGACAAAAACCGCATCCTGAACGAAGAGCTCAAAACTGCCAACAAGGAACTGGCCAACCTGAACTGGATCAGCACCCACGACCTGAAAGAGCCATTGAGGAAAATCCAGATATTTGCTTCGAAGGTACTGGATCGGGAAGATCCGGACTTGTCGGCGCAGGTGAAGGATTCGGTGGAACGGATGCGGTTCGCGGCTGAAAAAATGCAGCTGCTGATCGAAGACATTCTCGCCTATTCCAAAGCCGGGACTATGGAAAAGGTTTTTGAAACCATTGATCTGAACCTGATCCTCGGTGCCGTAGTCGCCGAGCTTCGTGATAACGTTGAGGAAAAAAACGCCATAGTCACAGCAGGAAGGCTACCAACGCTGAAAATTATTCCTTTTCAGGTTCATCAGCTGTTTATTAATCTGATCAGCAACGCAATCAAATTTACAAAACCCGGCACAAATCCGGAAATACGCATTACGGCCTCGGTTGAAACTGGTGCGGATATCAGCTATGAAAAAGCCTCACGGCTTACATCCTATCACAGGATCAGTTTTGAAGATAATGGGATTGGGTTCGAGAAGGAATATGAAAACCGGATTTTTGACGTATTTCAAAGATTGCATCCTGCGCACAAATATCCAGGCACGGGCATTGGTTTGGCGATATGCAAGAAGATCATGGAAAACCACAATGGCTTTATCCGGGCACATTCAGAACCTGAAAAAGGATCGGTGTTCAGCCTCTATTTCCCTGCCTGA
- a CDS encoding DNA topoisomerase IB: MSVAAAVGTLTDAPVISVRQFKKLRKDPALTAEAAGLHYIRSGEAPGFFRKGKAPRFYYTDQNGNRCKDKAIIARIKALVLPPAWKEVWISNDPDAHLQATGVDEAGRKQYRYHPHWNLIRNQTKYYRLLTFSEALPQLREQVEHDLRKRNFDVNKSIALVIKLMDKTCIRVGNQRYKVKHGSSGITTLDARCATVKGSKIRFMFTGKKGIKQDITLRDTQLARLVKQYKEMPGKRLFQYTTENGSKCSLNASQVNDYIRQHTGANFSAKDFRTWMGTVTAFEYLIEQEKYETQRQLTRTVNSCLDVVAAHLGNTRTVCKKYYVHPAVFRAYENGRIQRYLNKPTHELKHFSASEQLVKSLLAHQG, encoded by the coding sequence ATGTCGGTAGCCGCAGCAGTAGGAACATTAACAGACGCACCTGTTATCTCTGTAAGACAATTCAAAAAACTTCGTAAAGACCCCGCATTGACAGCAGAAGCGGCAGGATTACATTATATACGGTCCGGTGAAGCACCCGGATTTTTCCGTAAAGGTAAAGCTCCGCGTTTTTATTATACAGATCAAAACGGTAACCGATGCAAAGACAAAGCCATCATCGCCAGGATCAAAGCATTGGTATTGCCGCCTGCCTGGAAAGAAGTATGGATCAGCAACGACCCGGACGCGCATCTGCAGGCGACAGGGGTGGACGAAGCGGGGCGTAAACAGTACCGGTATCACCCCCACTGGAACCTGATCCGCAACCAGACCAAATATTACCGGCTGCTGACATTTTCGGAAGCACTCCCCCAGTTGCGGGAGCAAGTGGAACATGATCTCAGAAAAAGGAATTTCGATGTGAATAAATCCATTGCCCTGGTCATTAAGCTCATGGACAAAACCTGCATTCGTGTCGGAAACCAACGCTACAAGGTAAAGCATGGCTCGTCGGGCATTACCACGCTTGATGCGCGCTGTGCTACAGTCAAGGGCAGCAAGATCAGGTTTATGTTTACGGGAAAAAAAGGTATCAAACAGGACATTACACTCCGGGACACTCAGCTAGCCCGGCTCGTGAAGCAATACAAGGAAATGCCAGGAAAGCGGCTTTTTCAGTATACCACCGAAAATGGCTCCAAATGTTCCCTGAATGCATCCCAGGTGAACGACTATATCAGACAGCATACAGGCGCCAATTTCTCTGCCAAGGATTTCCGGACATGGATGGGAACTGTTACTGCTTTTGAATATCTCATTGAACAGGAAAAATATGAAACCCAGCGCCAGCTCACACGGACAGTCAATTCCTGCCTGGATGTGGTAGCTGCGCATTTGGGAAATACCCGCACCGTCTGCAAGAAGTATTACGTGCATCCGGCGGTTTTCCGGGCTTATGAAAATGGCAGGATCCAGCGATATCTGAACAAACCGACTCACGAACTGAAACATTTCTCGGCCAGCGAGCAACTCGTGAAATCATTGTTGGCGCATCAGGGATAA
- a CDS encoding ferritin-like domain-containing protein encodes METNENLVEVLNDLIRINNDRIDGYEKAINEVEDIDLDLKGIFQKMANESRENINELSAEVRNLGGEVATGTTGSGKIYRVWMDIKATFTGHDRTSALESCEYGEDAAQEAYDDALATDADLPVDIRQMITNQKAELLESHNLIKKYRDVHQAVNN; translated from the coding sequence ATGGAAACCAATGAAAATCTAGTGGAGGTCTTGAATGACCTGATCAGAATCAATAATGACCGTATCGATGGATATGAAAAAGCGATCAACGAAGTAGAAGATATCGATCTTGATCTGAAAGGCATATTTCAAAAAATGGCCAATGAAAGCCGTGAAAATATAAACGAACTAAGTGCTGAGGTCAGAAATCTGGGTGGCGAAGTAGCAACCGGCACGACCGGCTCAGGCAAAATATACAGAGTGTGGATGGACATTAAAGCGACATTCACCGGCCACGACCGAACTTCCGCACTCGAAAGCTGTGAATATGGCGAGGACGCTGCGCAGGAAGCTTATGACGATGCGCTCGCTACTGACGCAGACCTGCCGGTTGACATTCGCCAGATGATCACCAACCAGAAAGCAGAGCTGCTCGAATCACACAATTTGATTAAGAAATACCGTGACGTGCATCAGGCGGTTAATAATTGA
- a CDS encoding LolA family protein: MKNLKISNRWFFAIAMSLFTVVSVSAQGDKKSSAILEAMSDKYQKIKSFKAIFTYLPGGGKPLKGEATVKGTKFRLKMAGQEIFNDGKLMATYIKETNEVNLQDFDPAATGDLDPTKIYSAYKKGFKYVFLKERKEGNKSLEVVELTPTKKDSQISKVQIEVNKADKSINSWKIFQKNGQEVTYKVDQFQPDVNVADSYFAFNSKQYPGVEVVDLR; the protein is encoded by the coding sequence ATGAAAAATTTGAAAATTAGTAATCGTTGGTTTTTTGCAATAGCAATGTCACTTTTTACGGTCGTGAGCGTCAGTGCGCAGGGAGATAAAAAGTCGTCGGCTATACTGGAAGCAATGAGCGATAAATATCAGAAGATCAAATCCTTCAAAGCAATATTTACCTACCTCCCGGGAGGTGGGAAGCCGCTTAAAGGAGAGGCTACTGTGAAAGGAACGAAGTTCAGGCTGAAAATGGCCGGACAGGAGATTTTTAATGACGGAAAGCTGATGGCAACCTACATTAAAGAGACCAACGAAGTAAATCTTCAGGACTTTGACCCAGCTGCAACCGGAGACCTGGATCCTACCAAGATCTATTCTGCCTATAAAAAAGGATTCAAATATGTCTTTTTGAAAGAAAGAAAAGAGGGTAATAAATCACTGGAAGTAGTCGAACTGACTCCAACCAAAAAGGACAGTCAGATAAGCAAAGTGCAGATTGAAGTGAACAAAGCTGATAAATCGATCAATAGCTGGAAGATTTTCCAGAAAAACGGCCAGGAAGTGACCTATAAAGTAGATCAGTTCCAGCCGGATGTGAATGTAGCGGACAGTTATTTCGCATTCAATTCAAAACAATATCCTGGTGTGGAAGTAGTAGACCTGAGATAA
- a CDS encoding FtsK/SpoIIIE family DNA translocase — protein MSVNKPRENTQRQKADEASGSRFRVSLDWEHIFTSPKNTLAWGTFFIVMGVILEISFLSYIITGLSDQSVVDGLGQQSIRDAGRQTRNFFGVLGAVVSHFFVYRWFGVGALLVPLVPFVAGWKIAFGKEILPLTRTTKEIIFFTLWVSVLMGYVVLMSNTENTLSFVSGGIGYIVNIALFDWLKWGSIIPIIFALFVFAVFFYDAKSAYEAWQLKHARPEPEAEPVVGEEEKVKAPESTYVSVVDDTYDDEFAAVEEPVTEKEVVLEKNVTPVSVPLITVPPVIPVIPVTPPAPADLKLELEVEDTAHVTEEVIEEDEDINASVLREFGQYDPMLDLPSYQFPNIGLLNEVFENQHEKVSQEELESNKTKIVDTLGSYGINISKIKATIGPTVTLYEIIPEAGVRISKIKNLEGDIALSLAALGIRIIAPMPGRGTIGIEVPNKNRETVFIRSVLASEKFQKANYDLPIVLGKTISNDIHIVDLAKMPHLLMAGATGQGKSVGLNVILASLIYKKHPAELKFVLVDPKKVELTLFNKLERHFLAKLPNAEEAIITDTKKVIFTLNSLCIEMDSRYDLLKEAAVRNLKEYNAKFAQRRLNPEKGHRFLPYIVLVIDELADLMMTAGKEVETPIARLAQLARAVGIHLVVATQRPSVKVITGLIKANFPARLSFRVTSSIDSRTILDMGGAEQLVGQGDMLLAINSEVIRLQCPFIDTREIEDVCEFIGAQRGYDDAYALPEYEGEDAAEGKSDLNPEDFDGLLPDAARLIVTHQQGSTSLIQRKMKLGYNRAGRIMDQLEILGVVGPFTGSKARDVMFHDLSGLEEHLRVMGVI, from the coding sequence ATGTCAGTAAATAAGCCAAGAGAAAACACACAACGCCAGAAAGCAGACGAAGCAAGCGGTTCCCGTTTTCGTGTCTCTCTGGACTGGGAACATATATTTACAAGTCCGAAAAATACTTTGGCATGGGGTACATTCTTCATCGTGATGGGTGTCATCCTGGAAATATCTTTCCTGTCTTACATTATCACCGGGCTGTCCGATCAAAGTGTGGTCGATGGGCTTGGCCAGCAATCCATCCGGGATGCAGGCCGCCAGACGCGTAACTTTTTCGGGGTACTGGGCGCGGTTGTTTCCCATTTTTTTGTGTACCGCTGGTTTGGGGTAGGCGCATTGCTTGTGCCGCTGGTTCCGTTCGTTGCAGGCTGGAAAATTGCTTTCGGGAAGGAGATTCTGCCTTTGACCCGTACTACTAAGGAGATTATCTTTTTTACACTTTGGGTAAGCGTTTTAATGGGGTATGTGGTGCTGATGAGCAACACTGAAAACACATTAAGCTTCGTTTCCGGCGGGATAGGTTACATTGTCAACATTGCATTGTTCGACTGGCTGAAATGGGGTAGCATTATCCCCATTATTTTCGCATTGTTTGTGTTCGCGGTATTCTTTTATGATGCCAAATCCGCATACGAAGCGTGGCAGCTGAAACACGCAAGACCTGAACCGGAAGCAGAACCGGTTGTAGGAGAAGAGGAAAAAGTGAAGGCTCCCGAAAGCACGTATGTATCCGTGGTGGATGATACTTATGACGACGAATTCGCTGCGGTAGAAGAGCCTGTCACAGAGAAAGAGGTCGTTTTAGAAAAAAATGTAACTCCCGTATCAGTTCCACTCATCACTGTACCACCGGTAATACCTGTTATTCCAGTAACACCTCCAGCGCCCGCCGACCTGAAGCTTGAACTGGAAGTGGAGGATACGGCGCATGTTACCGAGGAAGTTATTGAAGAGGACGAAGACATCAATGCTTCTGTATTAAGGGAATTTGGGCAATATGATCCAATGCTGGATCTTCCTTCGTATCAATTTCCCAACATTGGATTGTTGAATGAAGTGTTTGAAAATCAGCATGAAAAAGTAAGCCAGGAAGAGCTCGAAAGCAATAAGACGAAGATCGTTGACACGCTGGGAAGCTACGGGATCAACATTTCCAAGATCAAAGCCACCATCGGGCCGACGGTAACATTATATGAGATCATTCCGGAAGCGGGAGTAAGGATTTCAAAAATCAAAAACCTGGAAGGTGACATTGCTCTGAGCCTTGCCGCGCTTGGGATACGGATCATCGCGCCTATGCCGGGCCGCGGTACGATTGGTATAGAGGTTCCCAACAAGAACCGGGAGACGGTATTTATCCGCTCGGTACTGGCGAGTGAAAAGTTTCAGAAAGCGAATTATGACCTGCCGATTGTGCTCGGGAAGACCATTTCCAATGACATTCACATTGTCGATCTGGCCAAAATGCCCCACTTGCTCATGGCCGGTGCTACCGGGCAGGGAAAGTCAGTCGGGTTGAATGTGATCCTTGCTTCGCTGATCTATAAAAAGCATCCCGCCGAGTTGAAATTCGTACTCGTCGATCCGAAGAAGGTGGAATTGACACTTTTCAACAAACTGGAAAGGCATTTCCTTGCCAAGCTTCCTAATGCAGAGGAAGCGATCATTACGGACACTAAAAAGGTAATTTTTACATTGAATTCGTTGTGTATCGAAATGGATTCGCGGTATGACCTGCTCAAAGAAGCGGCGGTGAGGAACCTGAAAGAATATAACGCCAAATTTGCCCAGAGGAGGCTGAATCCTGAAAAAGGGCACCGCTTTTTACCTTATATAGTCCTGGTAATTGATGAGTTGGCGGATTTGATGATGACAGCCGGCAAAGAGGTGGAAACACCTATTGCCCGACTTGCCCAGCTGGCCCGCGCTGTCGGTATTCACCTGGTCGTAGCTACCCAACGTCCTTCTGTAAAGGTCATTACCGGTTTGATCAAGGCCAACTTCCCGGCACGTTTGTCATTCCGTGTAACGTCCAGCATCGATTCGCGCACGATCCTCGATATGGGCGGGGCCGAGCAGCTGGTGGGGCAGGGAGATATGCTTTTGGCGATCAATTCGGAGGTGATACGCCTGCAATGTCCGTTTATTGACACAAGAGAAATAGAGGATGTCTGCGAATTTATCGGTGCCCAGCGTGGCTACGATGATGCCTATGCGCTTCCTGAATACGAAGGCGAGGATGCCGCAGAGGGGAAAAGTGACCTCAATCCGGAAGATTTTGACGGCTTGCTGCCCGATGCTGCCCGACTGATCGTGACGCACCAGCAAGGCAGTACTTCGCTGATCCAACGTAAAATGAAGCTCGGTTACAACCGTGCAGGCCGGATTATGGATCAGCTGGAAATCCTGGGTGTAGTAGGGCCGTTTACAGGAAGCAAGGCCCGTGATGTCATGTTCCACGATCTCAGCGGACTGGAAGAACACCTTCGCGTAATGGGCGTAATTTAA
- a CDS encoding quinone-dependent dihydroorotate dehydrogenase gives MYKILISPILFLFDAERIHYFVCEVLHIAFKIPFVPDILRSMYTFEHPDLVQEVAGLRFRNPVGLAAGFDKNAEMVDQLEALGFGFIEIGTVTPRPQPGNDKPRLFRLKQDQALINRMGFNNKGATVAAAKLKQRKSKILVGGNIGKNKDTPNDQALSDYLICFRELFDVVDYFVVNVSSPNTPGLRDLQEKEPLTALLRELQTKNKEKFNPKPIFLKIAPDLTFSQLDDIIDIVKQTGIAGVIATNTTISREKLRTSKQEVEKIGAGGLSGAPLAHRSTEVIRYLCDRSNHAFPVIGVGGIVSPSEAMEKRKAGAGLIQLYTGFIYEGPGLVKKICKAMVNQ, from the coding sequence ATGTATAAAATTCTCATTTCCCCTATACTTTTCCTGTTTGATGCTGAGCGAATTCATTACTTCGTTTGCGAAGTGCTGCATATTGCATTCAAAATCCCTTTTGTGCCTGACATTCTGAGGTCCATGTACACCTTTGAGCATCCTGACCTGGTTCAGGAAGTGGCCGGGCTGCGTTTTCGCAACCCTGTGGGACTGGCGGCTGGGTTTGATAAGAATGCGGAAATGGTGGATCAGCTGGAAGCACTGGGGTTTGGTTTCATTGAAATAGGTACCGTGACGCCGCGCCCGCAGCCGGGAAATGATAAACCCAGATTGTTCCGATTGAAGCAGGATCAGGCATTGATCAACCGTATGGGGTTCAATAATAAGGGCGCTACTGTGGCGGCAGCGAAGTTGAAACAACGCAAATCCAAAATTCTGGTAGGCGGAAATATCGGTAAGAATAAAGACACACCAAACGACCAGGCGCTGAGCGATTACCTGATCTGTTTCCGGGAATTGTTCGATGTGGTAGATTATTTCGTGGTCAATGTAAGTTCTCCCAATACGCCCGGACTGCGTGATTTGCAGGAGAAAGAGCCGCTCACCGCATTGCTTCGTGAATTGCAAACCAAGAACAAAGAAAAGTTTAATCCAAAACCTATATTTTTAAAGATAGCACCCGATCTGACATTCAGCCAGCTGGACGATATTATTGACATTGTAAAACAAACCGGGATCGCCGGCGTTATCGCAACAAACACGACCATAAGCCGCGAGAAACTCCGTACCAGCAAACAGGAAGTTGAAAAAATAGGAGCGGGCGGGTTGAGTGGCGCGCCACTTGCACATCGGTCGACTGAAGTAATTCGTTACCTTTGCGACCGGTCGAACCACGCATTTCCGGTGATAGGCGTAGGTGGAATAGTTTCGCCTTCGGAAGCAATGGAGAAGCGAAAAGCCGGGGCCGGGCTGATACAATTGTACACCGGTTTTATTTATGAAGGACCTGGCCTGGTGAAAAAGATCTGCAAAGCAATGGTTAACCAATAA
- a CDS encoding beta-N-acetylhexosaminidase translates to MKHFLLTFLCLGLLHVVGAQPNIIPKPSQILLARGEWTMKSKTKIGAPEDAKWSHVAGMLASQLSKATGMDIKTAKGKGDITLAISSDASLGEEGYRLLSTPKGVTIQAQTAKGAFYGVQTLLQMLPAEIFSPVAVPAVKWTVPLATIKDVPRYGYRGLMLDVCRHFMPIEFVKKYIDLIALHKQNQFHWHLTDDQGWRIEIKKYPELTTIGSKRRETMKGHYSDQKYDGIPYEGFYTQEQIKEVLKYAEDRFVNVIPEIEMPGHALAALAAYPQLGNNPDKIYKVGTKWGVYDDVFMPREETLQFLENVLSEVIELFPSKYIHIGGDECPKTQWEESRFAQDLIKKENLKDEHGLQSYVIKRIDKFITAKGRRMIGWDEILEGGLSPNATVMSWRGIEGGITAAKENHDVIMTPGNFVYLDHYQADAKTQPVAIGGFTDLAESYSYDPTPKELSTEEAKHILGVQGNVWTEYMKTPAYVEYMVWPRAVALSEVGWTSKESKNFEDFSKRLETHKKRLDYLGVNYFGAPINDKFEYVWPAKK, encoded by the coding sequence ATGAAACATTTCCTGCTCACATTTCTTTGCCTGGGACTACTTCATGTAGTCGGCGCGCAACCCAATATCATTCCAAAACCTTCCCAGATTTTGCTGGCGAGAGGGGAATGGACAATGAAATCGAAAACGAAGATCGGCGCACCGGAAGATGCGAAATGGTCACATGTAGCGGGCATGCTGGCCTCTCAGCTGAGCAAAGCAACCGGAATGGACATTAAAACAGCAAAAGGAAAAGGTGACATTACGCTCGCTATTTCTTCGGATGCCAGCTTGGGTGAAGAAGGTTACAGGTTGCTATCCACGCCAAAAGGTGTTACCATTCAAGCTCAAACTGCGAAAGGTGCATTTTATGGTGTGCAAACTTTGCTACAAATGCTTCCGGCCGAGATATTTAGCCCTGTGGCGGTTCCGGCAGTGAAGTGGACTGTACCATTGGCGACGATTAAGGACGTTCCTCGCTACGGGTACCGTGGTTTAATGCTGGATGTCTGTCGCCATTTTATGCCCATCGAGTTTGTGAAAAAATACATTGATCTGATCGCTTTGCACAAACAAAATCAGTTTCACTGGCATTTGACGGACGATCAGGGTTGGAGGATTGAAATTAAAAAATATCCTGAACTGACAACAATCGGCTCCAAACGTCGTGAGACTATGAAAGGCCATTACTCAGATCAAAAGTATGACGGCATTCCTTACGAAGGCTTTTATACTCAGGAACAGATCAAGGAGGTTTTGAAATATGCGGAAGACCGTTTTGTTAATGTAATCCCCGAAATTGAAATGCCTGGACATGCTTTGGCTGCTCTGGCTGCGTATCCTCAATTGGGCAATAACCCGGATAAGATATATAAGGTAGGAACGAAATGGGGTGTTTATGACGATGTTTTCATGCCTCGTGAGGAAACACTGCAATTTTTGGAAAATGTACTTTCGGAAGTGATCGAGCTGTTTCCGAGTAAGTACATTCACATTGGCGGTGACGAATGTCCTAAAACACAATGGGAAGAAAGCAGGTTTGCACAAGACCTGATCAAAAAGGAAAATCTGAAAGACGAGCACGGATTGCAGAGTTATGTGATCAAGCGGATCGACAAGTTTATTACTGCCAAAGGTCGCAGGATGATCGGCTGGGACGAAATACTGGAAGGCGGACTATCGCCTAATGCCACTGTGATGAGCTGGCGCGGGATAGAAGGCGGGATTACCGCTGCGAAGGAAAATCATGACGTAATCATGACTCCCGGTAATTTTGTGTATCTGGACCATTATCAGGCGGATGCCAAAACCCAACCGGTCGCTATCGGTGGATTTACTGATCTGGCGGAGTCATATTCTTACGATCCTACTCCCAAAGAATTGTCAACGGAAGAAGCAAAGCATATTCTGGGTGTGCAGGGAAATGTATGGACAGAGTACATGAAAACACCGGCTTACGTGGAGTATATGGTCTGGCCGCGTGCCGTTGCGTTGTCGGAAGTAGGCTGGACGTCGAAAGAATCCAAGAATTTTGAAGATTTCAGCAAGCGTCTCGAAACGCATAAGAAGCGCCTCGACTACCTGGGAGTCAATTATTTTGGCGCTCCGATCAATGACAAATTCGAATACGTGTGGCCTGCGAAGAAGTAA